The genome window AGGTGGCGGGATAGGGACTTGTAGCAAGCAAAGCGTTTCTTTTTAAGACATGGGGGCCGGACGCTATCTCGTTTGCGGTCAGCCCATAAAACTGGTTTTCAAGAATCTGTACCGGATCGGCTGAAGCATTGCGTATGGCTATCGGAGGATGTGCCGTTTGATCGTTAAGAATAGTGTTGTCCTGCACTATAAGAGAGGATGGATTTTTGAGATGGCCTTCCTCGCCAAAAGCGACGATGATGCCGGTCTCCGCTTTCGGCCCTTTCTCGATCAGATTGTTCTGAAGGCGTGCGATGCCGCCGTTGGGCAGGTCAACGCTGAAACTGGCTGTGCCATCAGGGCCATCGGCGATGACGGAGTCGGTGATGACGGTGCGCTGGGCACGGCTTTTGATGTTGTGCCCTACAACGGCCGCATAGAAATAGCTGTGCTGTACCACCAAACTGTCGGCATTGCCAACGTAGAGATTGTGTGTAAAACCGTCGCCGGCACCGTTATGTGCGAACTCACAGTTCCGAATGGTCAGCGTGCCTCCCTGGCCCAGAAGGCCGTCCTGATTATCATGAAAATAGCAGTGTTCGAGAGTTAAATTGCCACCCTGCCAACGAATGCCGGCATCGTTACCGCTGGGGCCTTTCGCTCCAGAAAACTCTAGGTTTTCGAGGGTGCAGTCGGTGTTAACGATGAAAATCCCCTTGTCGTTTGGAATAGGCTTCGTGCAAATAAAGTGCGCCTTCCCGCCAACGCCCACAATCCGAACCTTGGCATCTATGCTGGCGAAATCGTTGATGTAGGTGCCTGCCACTACATGAAGCGTATCTCCATCGTGTGCGGCCGCAAGCGCCGCCGCCAGCGTTGCAAACTCCTGCCCTGGCCCCACGGTAAGCACCCGACGGTTCGATAGGGATGGCATTGGCAAAAAAAGCGTTTCCTTGTTGCGGCCACCTATCCAACCGGTTACGAGGAGCGCAATTCCTATAAAACGCCAAAAGGTTGTTCCGAACATCTAATGTCTCCAAGATAGGCTAAAAAGCTTGCGGTGGCCCATCCGCTTGGAACAGTTTGGCCTCGGTCTCTGGCGACAAAGCGGGAGGCGCCGCACGATCTAACTCCACACGTGCCTGCAGATATGTCAGACACTCTTGAGCCGATGTAGCCACCGCTTGCGGTAGTGAAGGCAATTGAACCAGCTCTTTTAAAAAGGGGATGGCACGCGGATCGCCGCGCCGTTTTATGTCCTCAATGATCGCCAAAGCAATATCGGCTTCGCATTGCGCGCCAGATTGACCAGCGCGGAGCAGCTCTTCGGGCATCCCCTGACACGCGGTCATGGCCGGCCGCAGAAGCTGTTCCGGCCTAGCCGGCTCGGCCTGCGAGGCGCGTAGCAGAACCCTTGTCTCTTGCTCACGCCGCAGACGCTCCTCGATGCAGAGCTGCGCCTTAACCGCCGCCTGACGAACGTGAGGCAGATGACCGTACTTCCCCTTCCCACGCGCAATGACCTTTACATAAGAGAGCACGCTTCGGTTGCCTACTTTTGCAAAAGCCTCTAGGATACGTTGCACAAGCAGCTCGTTGGGGGCATTCAAAAGGTAAGAGAGCAGCTGCAATGTAGATGGTCTGAGCATGCCGTAGTGTGCTGGGGTTAGGAGGGGAAGCAGATGGCAGAGAGCGGTACGCGCCTGTAAACGTACGAACCGCATGTCGTGCACCGCCGCAACCGTGAGCAGGTCGAGCGTCTCCACGGCCTGAAGGGTCTGCAGAGCGCGTACGGCTTCTCCTCTGATCTGGGCGGCATGCGATCGTGCGGCATCCCTTACAAACAGATGTACGATGGGATAGACCGTAATGGCCAACGCGATGAGACCAAGCGGATGAACTGCTATCAGCCCGATAAAGAAGCTGATAAGAGCCGAGCGTTTCACAATGCTCCAGAGCGATGGGTTATATCGCTTGTTGACAACATCGGCGAGCGTTTGTATCGCGATGGAGCGCTGATGAGGCGACTGAGAGAGATTCGGTAGACACCAAGCCGCTAAGCGCGATTCGCGCCAATGGTATTGATGAGGAGACACAAGGGCCTGCTGGAGCTCTGTAAAAGCCGTCGCCGACGGCGTCGCGTTCGTGACGAGCTGCTCGGCTATCGCACGAATGCGGCTTCGTTGCGAAACCTGGTCGAGTAACGAGAAGGCATGACGTATCTCTTCGTTACTTAGAGGAGGCGGTTGCAAGGGCGTCTTTATCATAGCCTTCAATAAGCCTTTCTCTAGTGATATTACCACCGTTTGCCATCAAAATCGTTGTTGTGCACCCCCAACGATAATGGAGAAATAGAGCCTCGTGTTCCATCTCTGAATTTCTGCAGCGCTGCTAGGCTCTCCAATAGGGTGCTTTCCGCTTTTTGTCCCTCATGCGCATTTCTATCTAGCAAGCCGATAGCTTCGCGAAGAATGCGGAGGCCCCGAGGTAAAGCTCTGCTGAACGCCGCTCGTCGAAACAACCCTTCTGAGGCTGGCACATGGATACGGCAATGGGCAGTTCATGGACAATTGGTCAGATCCTGACAAAAAGAGGCGGAGACAAGCAGTGTAGGTCCTTGAAAAGGTGCGGGCTGTGAATACATGAACAAGATGCTTTTGGATGCGATGTTATCTGTTTTGAGCTTGCCTGTCTCGGCATGAGAGCTGGAACGAGATTTATGGGCGTGTTAAAACTCTCACGCTAGCCTTTGCCAATAGACGCGAAAGCCTGGTCTACGATATCGCCGACGCGATCTACCACAAGCAGGCCCATCCCGACCGTGCCCAGAAGGTTCCTATGGAGGAGCACGCTCCTACGCCGGCATCCTTTTCACCCCCGATAACAGCCCGCAGCAAAACATGGCACAACCGACGCATGGCACCGCGAGCGGGCTCCAGGCTCCCGCAGAGCTCACAACGCCGCAAGAAGACAACAAGCAAGTGGCCTTGGCCGTCGTCCATCAGAAAGTCGCGAACGAGTTACTACCCGTCCAGCCCAGCTTTAACGCTTCAAAGGCCTATACAGAAAGCACAACTGCGAACACCGCGATTCCCAACAACGTTTCCGAGAGCCGCAAGGCGGAAGCGTCGCAAGCCGGGCCCTCTCGTGAGAAGCTTGGCGAATATGCAGCGGCCATTCTAGAGTGTGCCACCCTTGAAGAACAGCACCAGTCCATCAAAGAGATTTTAGGTAGCTCCGTACAACGCTACCAGAATCAGATCCAGCAGCTAGAACAACGTCGTCAGCAGCTGTACCAACAGATCCAATAGCCTCAATGGAATCTCTCGGAAGAGAGTCAAGTAAAGATATCGATCACCTATCTTGACTATCATTCGGCCATCAAAGCCTTTGACGGCTATCTCCATCGCTCTCTCATGCCGCGCATTCGGATGCGACTTGCCGGCGGCTGGATCTGCTACGTTTGGAGCATCGTGTGGTGCAGGCCCATTGCGCTGCTGGAGGACAAACCAGGGCTAAACATGCTCTCTGAAGCAGCCCAAAAAGAGTTGCCCCGAGGAGAGCTTGACGGGCAGAAGACAACGCCGTAGGGTTTTCGTGGTATATTATTCTGCGCCAAAGCCCTGTTTTGGAGAGATGAATGCGTCGTTACCTAAACACCTTCAATGTGGTTGGGGTCCTACTGGTCATACTGAGCCTTTTTGGTTTTGCAACCGGCGGCCGTGCTCTCACGGAGCCGGGGTCGAAAACCGAGGCGATTTCGTCTTTGGTCTATCTCGGCACCGGGGTGCTCATGCTGATTAACGGTTTCGTCTCTGTGAAAATGCACCCAGCCGATCCTTCCTTAGAAAGCACAAAGAAGAGGTGAAAATGACAACTGAGGCTACTGTTTCAGGAGGACAGGTAGAGATGCCTAAGCCCGATGAACCTGTACAAGAGGTGCGTTGCTACAAGACAGGAAAACCTTTACCTAAAGTTCCCCAATGGTTGGCCACCGTTAAGGTAAAGTTCGTCAGCGACGAAGCTCGCCAAAAAGAGCCGCCTGCACCCAGCATATTGGATAGCCCAGCTCCTCTGCTCGCTCGTTTACCTTTGGTACATGACGATGACGACGCCGACCTTAGCGCCGCCGCTACTCTCGTTGAGGACGAAGAGATAGAGGACATCGCCCCGGAGGAGCTTGATGTTGAAGAGGAGATAGAGGTAGAAGGTGAGCTCGAGGAGGATTCCGCCTAGCTCTTCTCCGCTGTCGTCAGCAGGGGCAGCCGAAACGAAAAGGTGCTGCCCCTTCCATATTCGCTTTGAACTCCCACTTGGCCGCCGTGCGCCTCGATGATGTGCTTCACAATGGAAAGCCCTAACCCAGTTCCTCCGGTGCGCCTTGAGCGCGCCTTATCGGCCCGATAAAAACGTTCCCAAATGCGCGGTAGGTCTTGGCTTAAAATGCCGATTCCGGTGTCGCGAACCTCCACCGCGATCTCCATCTCCGTCTTTCTGGCGCACACCTCCACCTGGCCTCCTTCCCGGTTGTACTTAATGGCGTTGTCAATCAGGTTCACAAGCACCTGCTCCATCTGGTCGCGATCGGCGGAAATCGGTAAAGACGTCTCCAGAAGGCATTGTAAGCTGACCCCGTGTCGCTCGGCCTGTTTTTGAAAGCGCTCTACAACGTCTCGAATCATCTCCGCCAGATCGAAGGAGACGCGCTGCACCGGCTGCGATTCGGCACGCGAGAGCACTAGCAGGTCGGAAAGAATGCGTGTAAGCCGCTCCACCTCGCCGAGAATGATCCCAATAAACCGGTCGGCGACGTCGGGGTCTTGCAGCGCCCCATCCCGTAGCGTTTCGGCAATGGCGCGAATAGAGGTAAGGGGAGTATGCAGTTCGTGTGAAACGTTGGCCACAAAGTCGCGCCGTACGGTTTCCAGATGACGCAGGGTGGTGACATCTTCCAGAAGTATCAGAAAGAACAGGGTTTTCGTCTCATCATTCGGTGTGGGAGAGTGGTAGAGAGGGATCACGCGGACTTTGAGAATACGGCCGGTGGCCTCTCGGTAACGTATCTCCCCCTCTTGAGGTTCCAAGCGGTTTCGGGCGAGTTGCAGCAGTTCAAGCATGTCGTAGGAAAGGGTGGCTTCCAACAACGTGCGTCCGACCAAACCTGCATCGGGCGCGCCTAACATCTTTCTCGCCGCAGCATTGTCCCGTCGAATTCGGCGCTTCTCGTCTACCAGAAGCACCCCTATTTCTAGCTCTTGGAGAAGCGGCTCCAGCAAAAAGGCATCCATGCTATTCGGCGAACTTGTAGCCCACACCCCTCACCGTAATAAGTCGGCGCGGATTGGAGGGGTCTTCTTCTATCTTCTCCCGTAGCCAGCGGATATGCACATCCACCGTGCGTTCATCCACAAAAGCCTCCGTGCCCCAGACGCGATCGAGAAGCATTTGGCGTGTAAATACACGGCCGGGATGGGTAGCAAGAAAACGCAGGAGGTCGAACTCTTTTGGAGCGAGGTTTAAGGGCCTCTCACCCAATCGAGCTTCATGCCGACCAACATCTATAAAGAGGTTCCCTATCTTAATGGTCTCATCTTTGTCGTGCGAGGGCGCGGTACGCCGCAGCACGCTTCGCACGCGCGCAATAAGCTCACGCATGTTGAACGGCTTGGTAACATAATCGTCGGCACCGAGTTCAAGCCCTTTCACGCGGTCGTGTTCCCCCGTGCGAGCCGTTAGCATAATAATGGGGATGTCTCCCTGGCGACGCAACAGGCGACACACGTCGAAGCCACTAATGGAGGGCAGCATAATGTCGAGAATGACCAGAGAGGGCGGTGTCGTGCGCACAAGTTCAAGACAGGTCTCGGCATCGGCTGCCGTCTGCACAGAGAACCCCTCTTTTTTTAGGTTGTAGGCTATTGCCTCCGCGATTGGCTGCTCATCGTCCACCACAAGAATGCGAGCGGCTTCAGACATCTTTTCTCCTCTCGATTAGGTTCCCCCAGAGCTGGTGCTTGAGGAGGCATTCGGTGGGGGAGAACCGTTGCCAAAATATTGAAAGTTCTGTAGATGCGCCGTGAGGTCTTGCAAGGAAGCGTTGTCTGGGTTCATGCTCATCGCATCGGTGCGAAGCAGGTTGGCTTGCGCTATCGCTAAAGGGGCGCCTGCTTGCGGCGATGGAACCTGTACAAACACAGTGGCAGAAGCATAGTAAGAGTTTGCAAACACAAAGCGCGCTGCACGATAGATATTGCGAATGATGGTGGCCTGGGCGGTAGAGCTTGTATCGGTTGCATAGCTTGCCGGTGCTAACAGAAAAACGGCGACCTCCCCCCTCCCCAGGTTGTTTTCGCCAGTAAGCTGAAAGCCATTGGTCAGACCGGATGGGTCTGGAGAGGGCGCGGACGTTTGTGGCAGGGTGGTTTGAGGTTCATCGGGCACATGCGCTAGCTGGGTAGGCTGCACCGACAACGGAGCGGTGCCCTTTACCGGTGCCGAAGGCAGACTGGGCGGCAAAGGCGAGGAGGAGGCTGCGGATGTTCGATCGTTCTTGGCGGCCGACACCGCGCTGCTACTTGTCGGAGGCGCCTGAGAAGCCGCGGGGCTCTGCAGAGAGGATGGGGCGGAAATGGGAATATAGGGGCTTGTGGTGTAAGTGGGCGGCAGAGAGGCAACCCCGTTGCCGAACCCACCGCTGGTTTTCGGCGCCGCGTAATAGGAGGGTGATATAGGAGGAGAAGAGTGCGTTCGCATCGCGATGAGCATGAGGAGCACACCGGCGAGAAACCCTAACGATACCAACCAAAGTCCCAGAAGCCAACGCTGTGGTGGCAACCCCATGAGGGGCATGGTGCCGGCTCGCAGCTCTGGATCGGAGGGGATGGCGTATGGGAGAGCCTGTTGGCGACGAAGTAACTCCTGCTCAGCGCGTTGGAGACGCGCCTCATCTACGGCGCTTGGGCGAATCTCCACGGCCATACGGTACCAGCGCACGGCCTCAGCCCAATTTTCCTGATCACGATAGATATCTCCAAGCATGGAGTGAGCGGCCTGACAGTCGGGACGGCGACGAATGGCCGCAATGCAGCACTCCACGGCCTCAGCGTACTGCTTGCGCAAACGATGGAGGTTCGCTCTTACTAAAAGGTGGCGTATCCCTGCTTCGCCCGGAGGAATGGAGGGATCCTCTCCGATGTTCGCTAAAACCCCTCCCTTAGCGGTATCCGTCGGCTCTTGTTGGGTCGGAATACTTGAGTCGGGCTCTGATGGGGTCTCGGTCTTTCTTTCCTCTGGTGTATCCATCCGTTCGCTCCTTCGTGCACCTTGCAAACTCCCCACTACGTGGTATTTACTGTGCCCGGGCGACAACAAATTCCCGTGCTGCCAAACCCTCCATCGCCACGTTGCGTGGCGTCTAGTGTCGGCGTCTCTTCCAAAACAGCCTTCGTTACAGGAGAGATCACCAGTTGTGCAATACGCTCGCCGCGCCGCACCGTGAAGGGCATTTCTCCCCAGTTGATCAGCAACACTTTCAAGACGCCACGAAAGTCCGCATCTATCGTTCCCGGTGCGTTCACCAACCCGATGCCATAGTTGAGTGCCAAACCGCTCCGCGCTCGCACCTGCCCCTCGAACCCTGAGGGAATGGCTATTCGCAGTCCTGTGGAGATCAGTCTTCTTTCACCAGGTCGGATGATAACCTCCTCATTTTCCGGTAGAGCCGCATAGAGATCCAGCCCCACCGCTCCCGGCGTAGCGTATTCCGGCAAGGGCAGCCCTTCGGCCTCGGGCTCGCGTTGGATACGTACGATCACAGGCTGCACCGTTGTCTCCTTTTATTCTCTACGCAGATTCGGACATAACGTCATCGCCGCTAGCTCGCCTTGGCCACTTCATCCTGTTTCGGCTGTCGCAGCGGAATGCGGAACCAGAATGTGCTCCCTTTGCCAAGCTCGCTCTCAACCCACATATAGCCACCATGGCGGGCGATGAGATGCTTCACCAAAAACAGCCCGATACCGGTGCCCCCCACCGCCCGCACCTTTTTGTTGTCGGAGCGGAAGAACTTCTCACCGATTCGCTTGATCTCTTTCTCTGAAAGCCCAATGCCCTGGTCTTTCACGCCGATCCGCACGGAGCCTTGAGGAAACTCCTCAGAGGGCGGCTCTTGCCGCGCGATGATGCGCACTTCACCCCCCTCCGAATATTTGATGGCGTTAGAGACGAAGTTTTGAAGTATGTTCTGAATCTTGTCCGGGTCGGTTTCAACCTCAATGTGCTCTGGCTCAAAGTCAATTACCAACGTATGTTTATCTGTACGGCCTTTTTGCGTGTTGACGACGACCTCGGCAGCCTTCCGAAGGTCGGTGATCTCCCAGTTCATCTCAATGCCGGCCGCGCCCATCCGTTCGATGCGAGACACATTCAGCAGGTCGTTGATCATACGGCTGAGCCTATCCACGTTCTCCTGAATGATCTGGTAGTACTCCCTTTGCTCCTCTTTGGTGAGCCATCCCTCCTCAAGGCCATCAATCAACATCTGAATGAAGCCTTTCATAGGCGTTAGAGGCGTACGCAGCTCATGCGACACAATGGAGACAAACTCGGTTTTCATGCGCTCGATGTTTCGGATATCCGTGATGTCGTTAAAGATAAAGACGGTTCCGATCAGCTTATCGGCGCTCTCGCGTACCAAAGCGGCATGCACCTGATAGATATACTGATCCTCATCTTCATCGGTAATGGTGATCTCGTTCTGCTGGGCGCGCTCCTCTATAGAGGTTGAATCGGATTCGGGAAGCGACGGATTCATCAACTCCAGCATCTTGCGCTGTAGAATGGCGATGGCCTGCTCGTTTCGAATGACCTCTTGATAAGGCTTACCGATAGGGTCGAGATGGGAGGGGATCTGGAAAATAGCGCGCGCCTGCGCATTCATCTGGGCAATGCGACCGTCAGGACTGATCAGCAAGATACCGGCGGAGAGGCTCTCAATGGTATGAGCAAGCTTCTGCTTCTCTTCCACCACCTGCATATAGATCTGGATGTTGGCGATAACCGCCGCCGTGTTGCGGGCTAAGCGTTCGAGGAGGCGTAGATCCTCCTCGTTAAAGCGGTCTTCGAATCGCTTGTTGAAGCAGTGCAAGACGCCAACCGTCACCCGATCGACAATCTGATTGTTCTCATCGCGTTTTTCAAGGATGAGAGGAACCGAGAGGGCGTTGCGAACACCATAGGTATGAAGCTGTTCGAGACGCGCTCTCGGAGATGCCGATGCATCCTCCAAGAAGGCCGGCTTCCCTGTCTTATAGATTTCACCAGAATAGCCCACGTCGGGCGGCACTCGAAACCGCCTTACCTCCTCATCGGTCATGCCCCAGGCGGGCTTACAGGCAACCAGATCGCCTGTCTCTTCATCTCGTACCATGATCACGCACTTTTCGGCCTGCACGATCATGGCCGTGCGCTGTACCACCCGACGCAGGGTGGCCTCATATTCGGTGATCACCACGGGGGTTTCGGCGATCTCAGTGGGGGCGGGGGCACTACCTTTGGCTTGCTCTAGCTCTGTTCTGCGC of Chthonomonas calidirosea T49 contains these proteins:
- a CDS encoding ATP-binding protein, with translation MCNENEKIVGLRAEVERLRKELAEVREQLAAERQRRTELEQAKGSAPAPTEIAETPVVITEYEATLRRVVQRTAMIVQAEKCVIMVRDEETGDLVACKPAWGMTDEEVRRFRVPPDVGYSGEIYKTGKPAFLEDASASPRARLEQLHTYGVRNALSVPLILEKRDENNQIVDRVTVGVLHCFNKRFEDRFNEEDLRLLERLARNTAAVIANIQIYMQVVEEKQKLAHTIESLSAGILLISPDGRIAQMNAQARAIFQIPSHLDPIGKPYQEVIRNEQAIAILQRKMLELMNPSLPESDSTSIEERAQQNEITITDEDEDQYIYQVHAALVRESADKLIGTVFIFNDITDIRNIERMKTEFVSIVSHELRTPLTPMKGFIQMLIDGLEEGWLTKEEQREYYQIIQENVDRLSRMINDLLNVSRIERMGAAGIEMNWEITDLRKAAEVVVNTQKGRTDKHTLVIDFEPEHIEVETDPDKIQNILQNFVSNAIKYSEGGEVRIIARQEPPSEEFPQGSVRIGVKDQGIGLSEKEIKRIGEKFFRSDNKKVRAVGGTGIGLFLVKHLIARHGGYMWVESELGKGSTFWFRIPLRQPKQDEVAKAS
- the dut gene encoding dUTP diphosphatase; this encodes MQPVIVRIQREPEAEGLPLPEYATPGAVGLDLYAALPENEEVIIRPGERRLISTGLRIAIPSGFEGQVRARSGLALNYGIGLVNAPGTIDADFRGVLKVLLINWGEMPFTVRRGERIAQLVISPVTKAVLEETPTLDATQRGDGGFGSTGICCRPGTVNTT
- a CDS encoding sensor histidine kinase, which translates into the protein MLEPLLQELEIGVLLVDEKRRIRRDNAAARKMLGAPDAGLVGRTLLEATLSYDMLELLQLARNRLEPQEGEIRYREATGRILKVRVIPLYHSPTPNDETKTLFFLILLEDVTTLRHLETVRRDFVANVSHELHTPLTSIRAIAETLRDGALQDPDVADRFIGIILGEVERLTRILSDLLVLSRAESQPVQRVSFDLAEMIRDVVERFQKQAERHGVSLQCLLETSLPISADRDQMEQVLVNLIDNAIKYNREGGQVEVCARKTEMEIAVEVRDTGIGILSQDLPRIWERFYRADKARSRRTGGTGLGLSIVKHIIEAHGGQVGVQSEYGRGSTFSFRLPLLTTAEKS
- a CDS encoding tetratricopeptide repeat protein, with protein sequence MDTPEERKTETPSEPDSSIPTQQEPTDTAKGGVLANIGEDPSIPPGEAGIRHLLVRANLHRLRKQYAEAVECCIAAIRRRPDCQAAHSMLGDIYRDQENWAEAVRWYRMAVEIRPSAVDEARLQRAEQELLRRQQALPYAIPSDPELRAGTMPLMGLPPQRWLLGLWLVSLGFLAGVLLMLIAMRTHSSPPISPSYYAAPKTSGGFGNGVASLPPTYTTSPYIPISAPSSLQSPAASQAPPTSSSAVSAAKNDRTSAASSSPLPPSLPSAPVKGTAPLSVQPTQLAHVPDEPQTTLPQTSAPSPDPSGLTNGFQLTGENNLGRGEVAVFLLAPASYATDTSSTAQATIIRNIYRAARFVFANSYYASATVFVQVPSPQAGAPLAIAQANLLRTDAMSMNPDNASLQDLTAHLQNFQYFGNGSPPPNASSSTSSGGT
- a CDS encoding response regulator; the protein is MSEAARILVVDDEQPIAEAIAYNLKKEGFSVQTAADAETCLELVRTTPPSLVILDIMLPSISGFDVCRLLRRQGDIPIIMLTARTGEHDRVKGLELGADDYVTKPFNMRELIARVRSVLRRTAPSHDKDETIKIGNLFIDVGRHEARLGERPLNLAPKEFDLLRFLATHPGRVFTRQMLLDRVWGTEAFVDERTVDVHIRWLREKIEEDPSNPRRLITVRGVGYKFAE
- a CDS encoding right-handed parallel beta-helix repeat-containing protein; its protein translation is MFGTTFWRFIGIALLVTGWIGGRNKETLFLPMPSLSNRRVLTVGPGQEFATLAAALAAAHDGDTLHVVAGTYINDFASIDAKVRIVGVGGKAHFICTKPIPNDKGIFIVNTDCTLENLEFSGAKGPSGNDAGIRWQGGNLTLEHCYFHDNQDGLLGQGGTLTIRNCEFAHNGAGDGFTHNLYVGNADSLVVQHSYFYAAVVGHNIKSRAQRTVITDSVIADGPDGTASFSVDLPNGGIARLQNNLIEKGPKAETGIIVAFGEEGHLKNPSSLIVQDNTILNDQTAHPPIAIRNASADPVQILENQFYGLTANEIASGPHVLKRNALLATSPYPATYWTLSLPSPWPVK